One Thermoanaerobacter pseudethanolicus ATCC 33223 genomic window, ATTGCCTTCTACTCCTGGCCTAGTTGCGGCAACAAAATTACACATCTTTAAAAGCTCATCTGCACTTTTCCACGTCAAAATCTCTAAAACAGCATCCGCTCCTGTTATAAAATAAAGTTGAGTTTTCTCCCCATAAATTTTTTTAAACTCTTTGATAGTATCAATAGTATAAGTATACCCTTCCCTGTCAATTTCAATCGTCGATACCTCAAAAAAAGGATTAGTTATTGTGGCAAGTATAGTCATTAAATAACGATGTTTTTTATCTGTCACCTTTCGCTTCACTTTATGAGGCGGATTACCTGCTGGAACAAAAATCACCTTGTCCAATTTGAATTCAGACCTTACCGCTTCAGCAGTAACTAAATGACCATAATGAATAGGGTCAAAAGTGCCTCCCATTATCCCAAGTCTAAGCTCCCTTTCCAAGTTACTATCCCCCAATTTATATTTCTTTTATATTATTATTATACATTATACATTAAAAAAGGTAAATTGCACAAGCTTACCCTGAGACCTCATTAAAATCGAGTAGGAGCTGAATAATTATTTTATTCAGCGTCCTCTCACACCACCGTACGTACCGTTCGGTATACGGCGGTTCATTAGGAATTGTGTACAATTAGATATCTTTGGGATAAACTCTTATAACCTATGCTTTCAAAGTATTTATTTGTAAGAGTCTTATTTAGGATTGGGCTATTGGATATTCTCCAGTAGCCTTTCCTTGTATTGGCGTATTCCCAGGCTTTTTGTTCTTCTACTCCTAGTTTTACTAGGTTATCATGCTTCGTTTTTATCTTCTTCCATTGTTTCCATATACATGCCCTTAGTCTTCGCCTTATCCATTCGTCAAGGGTTTTCATTATGCTTTTTGCGTCTGCTAATCCAAAATAGTTGACCCATCCTGTTGTTATTTGATTTAGTCTTTTTATTCTGTTTTCCATGCTTATTCCCTTGTTCCGATTGGTTATTTCTCTTACTTTTTCCTTAAACCTTTTGATGGATTTTTCATGGATTCTTATTCTTACTTCGTTTTCTTTTGTGTAGAATGAAAATCCAAGAAATTTTCTTCTCCATGGTCTATCTACAGCACTTTTTGCTTCGTTGACTTTTAGTTTTAATTTGCTTTCTATGAATTTCTTTATGCTCTTCATTACTCTGTTTCCTGCAGACCTGCTTTTTACATATATGTTGCAGTCATCTGCATATCGGCAGAATTTATGCCCTCGTTTCTCAAGTTCTTTGTCTAGTTCGTCCAACATTATGTTTGCTAATAGGGGACTTAATGGCCCTCCTTGGGGTGTCCCTTCTTCTGTTGATACTTTGACTCCGTTTATCATTACTCCTGATTCTAAGTATCTTCTTATTAACTTTAGTACTCTTTTGTCTCCTATCCGCTTTTCTAGTTTGGACATTATTATGTCGTGGTTTACTCTGTCAAAGAACTTTTCTAAGTCCATATCTACAACCCATGTATATCCTTCATTTATATATGCTTCTGCGGCTTTTATTGCGTCTTTTGCACTGCGTCCTGGTCTAAATCCATAACTGCTATCAGAAAATGTATGGTTGTAGACTCTATTTAGTATTTGGGCTATTGCTTGTTGTATTAGCCTATCTAGTGCTGTAGGTATTCCTAGTAGTCTTACTCCTCCATCTGGTTTGGAAATTTCTACTCTTCGCACTGGTTGTGGTTTGTATTTCCCCTCCAGCAGTTGTTGTTTTATGGTTGCCCAGTTTTCTTTGAGATACGGTAGAAGTTCATCTACTTCCATCCCATCGACTCCATGGCTTCCTTTATTTGCAACAACGCGCTTGTATGCTGCTTCCATGTTCCCTCGTTCTACTATCATTTCAAGCATCTTGCTGGTATATCTTTGTACATCGTTTCTTCTATCTTTTGACGCCGATGATATACTATGCACTTCCGTTGTCTTTTGAAATTCCATTTCTCTATTCAACGGATAGCCTCTTTGTTGAGTTGTCTGCAGTCTCTGCATATCTTTCGAGTCCATAAGATTTCCAAAACCTCCTAACGTTCGGCCCTTCCTTATCTATTCATGACTAGATAAGTACTATGACCTCTGCTGACTTCTCAAGGTTCAACCATACATCACTGTATGGGTTGTCACTTCAGAGTTCACTTTAGTGACTTGTCCTTGAGACCTCCCCGGGTAAGAACGATAACTTTCATCTCATATATCTGCCAGATTTACTGTATGGGATTCGGGTAGTGTTGGACTTCGTTTTGTTACGCAAACTCATCCATCCCAATTCAGCCTCTTATCTGGTTCTTGTTCATCAGACCGAGATTTTGCCTTAAGCTTCCTTCAGATTCCACCTCACGATGGACACCCTTGCTTTTGGCTAGTGGTTCCCACTACCAAGCCCACAGCGGACTTTCACCGCCTAGCTATCGCCCATGCCGGGCGCACGTAAATAAAAAAGTGGAATCAAATTCCACTTTTATTCATAGTATTCAAATTCAAAATCTCTCACATTTATTGTATCACCACTTTTAAATCCCTTTTCCTTAAGAGCATCTATTACCCCGCTCTTTCTAAGAAGCATTTCAAAGTACCTTAAAGAATGTTCATCTTGTAAATTTACTCTTTTTAAAAGTTTGTCAATTTTTGTACCGCTAAGATAATAGGTATTATCTTTTACTTCTATATTGAGAGTTTCTTCCTCTTCAGGAGGTGTATAAACAATAACTTCTGGCACTTCCTTTATCTCCTCAACCGGAATAGAAGAAAGAATTTCTATAGTCTTGTCCAAAAGTTTGTCAATTCCCACTTTTGTCAAAGCAGATATAGGATATACCTCATAACCTCTTTTTTTGATTTCTTTTTCAAAAGCAGGAAAATTTTCTTTACCGCTTTGTATATCAATTTTATTTGCTGCAACAATTTGAGACAAAGTAAGTAATCTTTCACTGTAAAGTTTCAGCTCCTCATTTATCTTCTCAAAATCTTCTATAGGGTCTCGCCCCTCACTGGCGGAAACATCCACCACGTGTATCAACATTTTTGTCCTTTCAATGTGCCGTAAAAAATCATGTCCTAATCCTTCGCCTCTGTGGGCCCCTTCAATTAAACCTGGAATATCTGCCATTACAAAGGATTTCCCTTTATGTTCTACAACTCCCAAATTAGGTGTCAGTGTTGTAAAAGGATAATTGGCAATTTTAGGTTTTGCTCTTGTGCAACTGGCTAGAAGAGTAGATTTCCCTGCATTAGGAAATCCTATTAATCCTACATCAGCGAGAAGTTTTAGCTCTAACCGTACCCACATTTCTTTGCCTTTTTCACCGCTTTCAGCGAAACGAGGAGTCTTCAAAGTAGGAGTAGCAAATTTAGCATTTCCTCTTCCTCCCTTACCTCCCCGTAAAACAATAGCTTTTTGATTAGGTTTTACAAGGTCAGCTATAATTTCTCCTGTTTCATCGTTAATTATCAAGGTTCCTACAGGAACTTTTATGTACAAATCTTCTCCGTTTTTGCCATATTGATTTTTACCTCTACCATTTTCTCCATTTTGCGCAATGTACTTTTTCCTGTATTTAAAATCTAACAAAGTAGACAAATTAGGATCTGCTATAAATATAACATCTCCACCTTTTCCTCCGTCGCCACCGTCCGGCCCACCATAAGCAACGTATTTTTCCCTTCTAAAAGATATAATTCCATTTCCACCGTCTCCAGCTTTTATGTATATCCTTGCTGTGTCTATAAACAATTCTATCACCTGCCTTATTTTATAGTATATACTACTTCTCGTATTTTTTTACTCTTTTAATAGCTTCTTTATAATTTCCTGTGCATTTTCAGAATTAAAGATATCTCTTTCTCTATTAAGGTGGTCAATAGTAATGTGGAGAGATTCAATCACTTTCTCTAATTTCCCTAGTTGAGCATAGCCTAATACCAATTGTAAATCATTTAAAAGCTCATGTCTGCTTCTTTTGATGTAGTCTACCAATAACTCCACATCTGACACCATTTTTTCACCACTTTCTTTTTTTATTATTATTTATGAAAAAATCCTGGTATAAACCAGGATTTAATTCTGTGCAACTTTTCTTTCCGGATAAACACTTACTTGTTTTTTGTCACGTCCTTTTCTTTCAAAAGTAACATACCCATCAATTAATGCAAAAAGTGTATCATCTTTCCCTTTGCCTACATTTACACCTGGATGAATTTTAGTTCCTCTTTGCCTTACAAGGATATTACCAGCTAATACAAATTGGCCATCTGCCCTTTTTACTCCCAAACGCTTAGATTCACTATCACGGCCATTTCTGGAACTTCCCACACCTTTTTTATGAGCAAAAAGTTGGAGTTTCATTCTTCACACCTCCTATCCATAACCCTTACATATTCAGGATAATCCGCTTCAATATCTTTAAGGCCTAAAACCATAGTCTCCAGAATAGCTTTTAGTTGTATATCATCTTCTGGCAAACCTTTATCAATAATGTCAATCTGCAAATCGCCACTTTCTATTTTTTTCTTTATCTTAACAGTTTTTAACGCCTCTATTCCCAGCACCGCTGTCTGAGATATAGCAGAAACAGCTGCACATATGATGTCCTTTCCATACTCATCGAAACCTGCATGTCCTTTTATATTAAATTTATAAATATTCCCTTTTGAATCTCTCAATATTTCTACTCTAATCATGGCTTACTGAACTATTTTTTCAATCTGTACTTTTGTATAAGGTTGACGATGTCCTTGTCTTCTTCTATAATTTTTTTTGGGCTTATACTTAAAAACTCTTATTTTTGGCCCTTTGCCATGCTCTATAATCTTGGCATTCACCTTAACATTTTCTAAATATGGTTTGCCAAACTCTACATTACCATCCTCTTTTGACACAGCCAAAATTTTGTCAAAAGAAATAACTTCCCCTTCTGGATAATTTAACTTTTCTACTACAAGAACATCTCCTTCACGAACCATATACTGTTTTCCACCAGTTTCGATTATTGCGTACATTTTTGCACCTCCTCCATCCAGTCTCGCCAGGAAACAAGGTAAAAATTTAAAAACCCGTCCTGAGCGGCCACAAGTGATATTTTAACATAATAAAATATCACTTGTCAATTAAAAAAGCAAGTACCTTTTATTTCCGCCTCAAAAACGAATTGGGTAGTAAATATGTCTTCACCAAGTGCCAAATCGACTAAAGAGTTTGTGTTCCTTTTTCTTCCTCCTCTTCCTTGGCATCGCTTTGTTCTTTTGTTTTTTCTTCCGCTAATTTATAGTTTTGTAATTCTATAACCTTTTGATTCAATTCTTCCTTTTCTTTTTCCAACTCTTTTATCCTATTGTTAAGTCCTCTTATCGTTACGCTATAGCGAATTTGTCCAAACAAACCTATTGTCCCCACAATTATAGCTCCAATAGCTGCTGACAATAAAATTACTAAAGCTTGAGAAATTGAATAATGCCAATACAAAAAACTTATATCCACAGGTCCAGCATTAGAAATAGCAAAAATCGCTACTATAATTGCGAATATCAAAGCTAATATTGTATAATATTGCCCCTTCACAAAATTCACCTCCCCCATCTTCAGTAACACTCATTAACACCTTTCTACCTTTATGATAAATTATACAAATTATTATTGTCAATAAAAATTATAAATTTTTCGATAATAATAAAACATCATTCTTAACTTTTATCATTTGATTGAGAGAAAAACTGTCCGTGTAAAATTTCAGTAGGTAAGGCTAAGTAGCTGACATTTTGCCAGCTCGCTCCGGTGACATCGCAGGCTAAACTAGCGCTTAACCTCGGACTCCGGCGGGGTTCCTGGCCCATTCGGCGTCCTTGCCTCAGGGGCCAGCCTCCGGCATCCTTGCCTCCGGCCCCGCCTACGTCTTTCGGTCTCGCTGAGTTTAGCAACTGCTCTGTCAAGTCGCTTCTCTTGTGCAAAATGTCAGCTGAATGCGTCACCTACTAATTCTTGACACGAACGAGAAAAAGTTTTTATGTTGAAACTACTCCAGTAGTTGTGTTAAAATTGATTATAGTGAGCAAAATGCTCACCTGGGTCGCAGTAACCCCAGTTAACAAAACAAAGGAGGTAATTTTGTGTCCAAAAAAAGAATAAAAGATCTAGCAGAAATTGCTCTGGTCGCGGCAATTTATTTTGTACTCACAGTTATATTTTCTTCCATTTCTTTTTTACCCCTTCAGTTTCGCGTAGGGGAAATTACAAAATCCATTGTAGTATTCAACAAAAAATATGCTATTTCCATGATGATAGGAAATTTTTTTGCAAATTTGTTTAG contains:
- the rpmA gene encoding 50S ribosomal protein L27, with amino-acid sequence MKLQLFAHKKGVGSSRNGRDSESKRLGVKRADGQFVLAGNILVRQRGTKIHPGVNVGKGKDDTLFALIDGYVTFERKGRDKKQVSVYPERKVAQN
- a CDS encoding ribosomal-processing cysteine protease Prp, with the protein product MIRVEILRDSKGNIYKFNIKGHAGFDEYGKDIICAAVSAISQTAVLGIEALKTVKIKKKIESGDLQIDIIDKGLPEDDIQLKAILETMVLGLKDIEADYPEYVRVMDRRCEE
- the ltrA gene encoding group II intron reverse transcriptase/maturase, with protein sequence MDSKDMQRLQTTQQRGYPLNREMEFQKTTEVHSISSASKDRRNDVQRYTSKMLEMIVERGNMEAAYKRVVANKGSHGVDGMEVDELLPYLKENWATIKQQLLEGKYKPQPVRRVEISKPDGGVRLLGIPTALDRLIQQAIAQILNRVYNHTFSDSSYGFRPGRSAKDAIKAAEAYINEGYTWVVDMDLEKFFDRVNHDIIMSKLEKRIGDKRVLKLIRRYLESGVMINGVKVSTEEGTPQGGPLSPLLANIMLDELDKELEKRGHKFCRYADDCNIYVKSRSAGNRVMKSIKKFIESKLKLKVNEAKSAVDRPWRRKFLGFSFYTKENEVRIRIHEKSIKRFKEKVREITNRNKGISMENRIKRLNQITTGWVNYFGLADAKSIMKTLDEWIRRRLRACIWKQWKKIKTKHDNLVKLGVEEQKAWEYANTRKGYWRISNSPILNKTLTNKYFESIGYKSLSQRYLIVHNS
- the obgE gene encoding GTPase ObgE, translating into MFIDTARIYIKAGDGGNGIISFRREKYVAYGGPDGGDGGKGGDVIFIADPNLSTLLDFKYRKKYIAQNGENGRGKNQYGKNGEDLYIKVPVGTLIINDETGEIIADLVKPNQKAIVLRGGKGGRGNAKFATPTLKTPRFAESGEKGKEMWVRLELKLLADVGLIGFPNAGKSTLLASCTRAKPKIANYPFTTLTPNLGVVEHKGKSFVMADIPGLIEGAHRGEGLGHDFLRHIERTKMLIHVVDVSASEGRDPIEDFEKINEELKLYSERLLTLSQIVAANKIDIQSGKENFPAFEKEIKKRGYEVYPISALTKVGIDKLLDKTIEILSSIPVEEIKEVPEVIVYTPPEEEETLNIEVKDNTYYLSGTKIDKLLKRVNLQDEHSLRYFEMLLRKSGVIDALKEKGFKSGDTINVRDFEFEYYE
- a CDS encoding LapA family protein, giving the protein MKGQYYTILALIFAIIVAIFAISNAGPVDISFLYWHYSISQALVILLSAAIGAIIVGTIGLFGQIRYSVTIRGLNNRIKELEKEKEELNQKVIELQNYKLAEEKTKEQSDAKEEEEEKGTQTL
- the nadD gene encoding nicotinate-nucleotide adenylyltransferase, producing MERELRLGIMGGTFDPIHYGHLVTAEAVRSEFKLDKVIFVPAGNPPHKVKRKVTDKKHRYLMTILATITNPFFEVSTIEIDREGYTYTIDTIKEFKKIYGEKTQLYFITGADAVLEILTWKSADELLKMCNFVAATRPGVEGNRIDEELNKIRKLYGNVIYKVTVPSLAISSTDIRERVAGGRPIKYLLPESVERYIQKYDLYKKDEENGV
- a CDS encoding Spo0B domain-containing protein, whose amino-acid sequence is MVSDVELLVDYIKRSRHELLNDLQLVLGYAQLGKLEKVIESLHITIDHLNRERDIFNSENAQEIIKKLLKE
- the rplU gene encoding 50S ribosomal protein L21 → MYAIIETGGKQYMVREGDVLVVEKLNYPEGEVISFDKILAVSKEDGNVEFGKPYLENVKVNAKIIEHGKGPKIRVFKYKPKKNYRRRQGHRQPYTKVQIEKIVQ